The Gasterosteus aculeatus chromosome 18, fGasAcu3.hap1.1, whole genome shotgun sequence genome segment aaaagcagacaaCATTAACAGAACGCAGCAGCAGTGGACACTGAAGAGGGCCCGCCCTAAgattagaaataaaataaaaatcagctGACAGGGCACGAGAAATATTTACATCGACTGTACGCAACTtcatttataaatacattttaagtaTAAATTAGAAAAACAAGTCCTACTGTAGTTCAATCAGGTGATGCTACTctaattttaaaaatgcaacTGATTATTACCCCTCTTTATATTTGGTGAAAGATAATCACAAATCAATAAAAGGCACAGCAATGAAAATGTAGAGCAATTTATCCCTGCACATTTCTAGTAAACAAAACTAAATCCCCATTGCAACAGACATTTAAGTATAAATTAAGACACTAAATGGAATttcaacagacaaaaaaagcccACATTCAAACAGCATCTAGACTAGCATCACCAGGTACAATTCTCTTAAATAAATTAAGGCTTAAAAAGGGGAAGTCCTCAAAAGAGCACcctgatttatttttcctcaggCAGCAAACATAAATTAATAGCCACAGTTTAAGAAAAACCCCTTTCCTTCTTGCCGAGGGTTAATGTACCTTTGTGGTAAATATCAGAGCTGGGTAGGTTAGCATAACCTAAAGACTGGAAGCAGGGCCGAGCAACAAAGCCCCCCCAAACACCCCCCAGGGCCCAATGCGCTCACTGCAGCTACTTCTATCTATACACCACAGTAAAGAAGAGCAATGTTCCCCGAATCCCCCCCCGACTATTCCTTTCGTTTGTAGTGTGAACCAACAGCTCTGATAACGTCTCTCCTGCGACCGCTACACGTAGACCAGGTCCCTGCTGGCCTCCCCCGGGCCCTCGGGGGCCGCCTCGTCCCCGTCGTAGCCCCCGTACTCGATGGGCTTGGGGCAGCTGTAGGGGTGGCCGTTGTCGTCGAAGAAGCGGCGGAAGGTGAACTCGTAGAAGGCGTGCTCGGGGTGCTTGCCGTTGCGGAACCAGCCGTTGAGCGTGTCGTTGAGGTTGCCGTCGCCGTCGCCGCTGCGCAGCTTCTCCGGGTCCACGGGGTCAAAGTTGGAGGTGTCTGTGGAGTGGGCGATGGTGGGCACGTACGGCGCCGCCTGCTGCCGCAGGTCGCTGGAGAAGTCGGTGTCCTTGAAGAACGGGTGGGCCTTGATCTCGTCGACGCCGTCTTTGCCGAGGCGCTCCTCGGGGCTGCGGCACAGGTTGGCGATGAGGTCGGACGCCTCGGGGCTGAGCTTGGCCGGCGGCGGAATGTGCAGCATGTTCTTCCAGTTTATCACCTGGCGACGGGAGGCAGAGGCGACAGTGAGAGACGAGGCGGCGACGCAGCGCCTTTCAAATGGCGGGTGCCTCACGTACCTTCATCTGCGTCTCCAGGGGCGTGGTCGCCAAGAAGGGAGGCTGTCCCACCACCATTTCATACAAGATGACGCCGACGCTCCACCAATCACACAGCTGCGTGTATCCTGGGAGGAGACATAAAGTCACGGCATTTGTTTCACTACCGCAGCATTTATCTGCACAGATATTTGTGCGAATGCTTGACGTCTCACAGTTGGGTCTCAAAGCGTCTTTTCCTAAGAAGTGCTTCTCCGTATTTTAGTGAATCAAGACGGGACTACTTCTGGAATGAGGAAAGATGAAAGGAAATCCCACTGTACCCGTCCGGAGCAGCACCTCTGGCGCTATGTAGTTTGGCGTGCCGACCAGCGAGTGGGCCAGGCAGCGCTGGTGCTGCCgggccttcctcctctccagagGCTTCAGGCGGTCCGTGCAGCGGCAGTTGGTGGCGTCTTCCCATTCCTTACTGAAGTCCATGCTGTCCTGCCTCACGTGGTCCCCTGACGAATGTACAGGTAAATAATTCATAATAAACAGTACTAATTGGTGGAGAACACATTTTAACTACATCATCAGGTATTTGTTAACGGTTTATAAGAATTTTATTACAGATGACATTTGTCATTTGATTGTCCCTTGTTGAATGGCTAATACACACTTAAGAATCTATAAACACTATTTAACTACAGAGTGCATCCAGGACTGGTTTCTGGTCCATCCATCTATGGAATAACTGTTGGGACAAGTAATGTGAAGAATTCCACTCAGGCTCTGGGAAATTGTGATGTCTGATAAATGACACAACCAACATGGCGCACGGAGTAGAGGGGGCGCAGCGGGAAACGCAGGGTTGGCGCTTTGAACCCTGGCAgctccctgagcaagacacccaaccactaaagcctagtttatgcttgtGCGTTTTctgagacgcaaggacacgcagacgcaagagcctcTTGCGTGTCACTTGTGTGCTTTTTCACACCTCcctgcgtgcgtcgacccatttttctatgTTTGCGTCAAAAGGATTGGTCTGTTAACTGTATCCTttgcggagtctcacatttccgtattcatagcccgataccgccattattaaaacgaagaatcaaCCCGTCATTGGCAATAACGgcgcaataaagtctatgataaataaataaacaaaccaacaacttccacacacaaagacgtgactctctaggtcgtcttcgaccaAAACACGTTACTCGATTTGAAAATTGATGTCAATAATTGTTAGCGATAACAATGCGGTAATTACATTTGCTCTAATCAATATAATGAAGTAGaccatcatttattttctgtggaTTAGGGGACACATTTAACCTTTGCGGCGAGCGGATATTTGAAAAGTGACACCCACCACTCTGGTAATACTTTGAGTCGTGCGTCCAGCGGAAGCCGGTGCAGAGGCCGAAGTCCGTCAGCTTGATGTGTCCATCTCGGTCTATGAGGATGTTGTCGGGCTTGATGTCTCGGTGGATGAAGCCCATCTTGTGGACGCTTTCCACCGCGCACGTGAGCTCGGCGATGTAGAACTGAGCCAGCTCTTCTTTGAAGATGCCGAGCCGGATGAGGAGGCTCATCATGTCCCCTCCGGGAATGTACTCCATGACAAAGTACAGGTTGTCCCGGTCCTGGAACGAGTAGTAGAGACGCACCACCCACTCATTGTCCGCCTCGGCCAGGATGTCCCTCTCCGCCTTGACGTGGGCCACCTGGTTCCTCAGCAGCACGTCCTTCTTGCGGAGCGTCTTCATGGCGTACAGCGCTCCCGTGTCCTCCTTTCTGGCCAAGCATACCTCGCCGAAGGCTCCGATGCCCAGCGTCTTGATTCTTTTAAACATGGATTTATCCATCTTGGCTCGCTTTAGCCGGATGTAGTTAGACTCCTTCTGGCAGAGCATCATGCGCATCTGCTCTTGAGCTTCTGAAGACAATCCAACCTGAGCGCCGGACAGAAAGAGGGAATTTAGTGGCCTCACGTcatgaaaaaaatcacaaaatgatGCATAAACACATACTGTAGTATTGGTTAAAATTAAACTGGCATTGCGGTAATTTACTGACAAAGAGGGAAACCAGTGCAAACGACATATCATTATACAAACTTCTCTCGTGAGTAATTAATCACTTTAGTCCACATCAAGGGTGCATGAGCGGCCACAGGATGAGTGAGATGGAGTGACATGCGTTTTTCTTAAACCGCTAAGGCCGACATGCCGCACACTTAAAATACACAGACCCGTCTGTCGAGGACGGCTTACTTTGGTGACCGGCGTGTGCGGATTATTCTGcgtcacagagcagcagagaaaacTTTACCTTTTTAGATCAGCTGTTAGCGACGgcaaggagagaaaaagaagaggaagaactgCTAAGAAACATTTACAACGGCATGAGAAGACATCACCTCAGAGGCGGAAGACAGCAGGTAACGTTTGTAGAGGGAAAGCCATTACTTGTGAAATGGAGCCACTCAGGACGACGTTCTCACCCTTTGCATTTCACTTtccagctgcttcctcctccgaATCCTCATCTGATGGTTCTTCAGGATATTCTCCACGTGTTGCTCCATGAAGAACTTGAAGGCCTGGGGGGAGTAGAGTGCGACTCTCCCGGACTCCCCTCTCGGCTCTTCGTCTTTCTTGTTGCGGCGGACGGGAACGGGCGACGTGGTGATTTGCttattctctttctctgttgCGGCGACGCTCTCCACCGCCTTGTCCCGGGGGGCGTCGACGCTCTCCTCCTCGGCCGCTTCCTCTCGGCCCGGGCTGAGCTTATTGGCCCCGGGATCGTAGGCCGGGGGTCCCGGCGCAGCCTGCTGTTGGAGGAGATGCTTGGGATAGGGCGGAGGGGGGCCCTGGTAACTGGGGGCTTCTGCAACGACAGGAATCTGGGGTGCCGGAGCTGGGGGCTCTTGGTAAGCGGGCGCGGCGGGAGATGGCGGAGGATGCTGCATCCACGGAGGGTGCGTGGGAGCGACGGCGGTGTGCAACTCGGGCTTCTGGACACGCATGCTTTTGACCGGCTGCAGGATGGGGGCCTGCATGATGGCCGTGACTGTGGTGGCAGAAGGCTGGGAGCCCGACGGGTGGGCCGGTCTGCTGTTCAGCTGGTGGTTGTTGAAGGAATTTGAGCGCACCGGCATGTTGTGCTGCCACGATGGGGACAGATCCTGGTTCCCGGAGGAAGACTGAGGCTGGTTGGGGTTCAGAGGCGCCTGGGACCAGGACTGAGGAGGACCTATGTTATACATTTCCAGGTTGTGACTGTTCCGGCTGGGAACCATCATGGACTGAGGGATGTTCCCACCATTGAGGTACGAGGGGGAGGATGCAGGTCCTCCGGACTGCATCTGCTGGTCAGTGGGACTGTGCCGGCTGCTCTGGTTGAGTGGGTAAGGCGGAGGAGGCTGTCTACTGCCCCCCGCCATGTAATCGGGCTGAGGGGAGCCATTCTGAGACCAGCTGGAGGGGAAGGTGAACTTACTCACCCCAGAGCTTTGCATTATGATGGGCTGGTGGCCCACAGGCACTGGGCTGATCCCCCGTTGATTCTGAGGGGCTGACGACTGGTACCCATCAGCCCGGGCCCCCTGGGGTACCGGAGAGCTGCGCGGTAAAAGGTAATCTATGTTGCCAGAGTAGCGCTTGGTTGACGGGTTGCTGTCCCAGGATGGCGCCGTAGGCATGGCACCGCGGTTTGGTGGAGGCGTGACACTGCGCACCTGCGGCGGCAGCGGAGGATTGACTCTCTGGTTGTTGCCAGGGTGACCCTGTGGGAAGGCGGGCGGAGGTCCGGGGCTGTCTGAGCGGTACATCATTCCATCCATCATGAGAGGACCGTGTCGAGGCACCAGCGACTCCTTCGAACCTTTCCAGCTCGGCCTCCTCAGCACAGCCTGCTGGATATGAGAAGAGCCTAcagacataaaagaaaaacaatggagGTGAAGGGATGGAAATAAACCACAGCCTAATGTAGCCAAATACTTACACTAAGTTGATCTAAAACTAAACCTTGAACCTCGTTGATACCTACAAAATGTAATGCATGTCTTTTCTTGCGTGTGCCATTATAGTCACTATGAATCACAACATAAACCCGATTTCTTCCATTGTGTCATGCAATGACTCATTCTCTTTCTGTCAGCATGTATTGTCATTCATTTAACAAATCGAGATTCAAGATTGGACATCAAGATTGGATGAACGCACCTGGATGAAAAATGAAAGGGGAAACCAGGCATTTGGTCCCTGTGGACAGTAACGTACCTGCGGCTTTCAGAACTGTAGTGTTGGGGTTGGCAACAACCATCTGTTCCCACGCTGCGTCGTGGTAGCTCACCTTACCCATGTAGTCTATAACTGCCCCCATATTGCGACTTGGCTTAAAAAGGAATTTAAAGAAACAATTAATAACAAGCATTGTACggaactgtttttctttttgcgtCAGCTCTGCATCTCTTCAAGATTCTCGTAAATGGACTAAAGGTGGAcataattatataaatataaatctaCTAGCACATTCTTTCTCAAATTGATGGTGGTGGAAAaacatttacccccccccccctcccaccccaacATTTAACTCATTGTTAGTTCCAACTGTAAATACCTCACAACATATCGTGACATGTCGTGTCTGACTTGCACACAGCGTGTCTAAATATGCTGCAACGGCCTCCTGGAGGAACTGCTCCTATTGTCACCTTCACAAACTGGTTGCATACTttgcatttctttaaataattCTCAGGCGCAGTAAGGGATTGTTCTCAATGATAATTCTCTACAGTCATGGTGAGAATGAAATTCCTCCActatcctgaaaaaaaaaagagggaccGATCTCATCTCACCTCTTCAAACCCAGACATGTGTTGGTTCACCTCGGGGCCCGAGGTACTGGTCTCGTTGGCAAAAGGCTCCAGGGATTTGCGGATCTCTTGCAAGGCCTTGTGGTGATGGTTTTTACCGTTGACGGAGCGCCCTTGTTGCCTTGGGTCCTCAGAAACCATTTTCCCAGCACCTCCGACGTCCACTTTAGGTGGGTCCGAGGGTTTGGACAAGTTGCGCAGACTATTCCTTATTTCCTGCAGCATGTGTTGGCTGTTGCCGCTGTAGTTGCTGGTGGGAAACGTCTTGGGTCTCATCTGTCTGTATCCTTCGGGTTTCTCCCCTCTCTTCATGTAAGAGCATGTATGATGACGatgtgagggaggaagaggatgttGCTCGGTCCAGGGCAGCAGAGGTCTCTAACATCTGACTTCACATCTGCATGCTGCCGACAGAGATGGAAGTTACAATGCGAGACACATGTTATGTGTATCAAACACAACATAAGCAAACAGGATGTGATGCACATTCTTATGTGATGATTCTTATGAGGCAGACTGCTAAATTCAGTGGATCATATGAGCCAAAAACGTTTTGGTTAGTGTTTTGACGTTCCACTGTGAAATGAGGTTTGTGTTCAAAGCTTTGAGAAAAACAGCGCGCATCAGAAGAAAAAGTACTAACGTTATTATTTCACAAAGAGGTCACGTACACTTGCTATCGTAGTTAGCAGCTCAGGCTAACAGAACGTTACTTTCAAGCTAGAACTTTCCTCTCTCGTgttgtaataaataatattattgtCGTTTGTCACATTCACCAAAATACCAACATCACATAGACACCCCTAAAACGAATGGCAAAATGGTGTTTTCCCCTTAAGTTAACGTTACACCAAGCGACGAAACAGTCCCTTCGCGGCCTGTGTGTTTAAGGCATCCATTTCTGCTAGGCTAGTTCAACAACAGGTtgcgctagctaacgttagctgctagctCGGAACTCAACTGGCAACAGTTCGCTTGTTAGCTTGTCCAACAACTTACCCGCGTCGGGAAGGGCcggcttttttattttgacagcaaaCTAGATTTCCTTGACCTTTCACGGCGTCAATGGCGTGATTTTAACTTAAAATGTCCCTGTTATGCCGAGCTGGTTGGCCCTGGTATTGTTGAATTCCTGGGATGTCTGAATGACAAGTACAACAGGAAGAGGTTACAGAAAAACAGCCCACACTTCCGGtagatttcacaataaaacgaGCAGAGTAACTCGTAAGTATAGATGTAAGAACTAAGCGATAATtatcaacaaaacacacacaaaactggcCTTTTAAAACCATCAACATTCGTGAAAATTCACCCATGTCACCCAGAGCTTTAATAAATTGACCGTCGTTAGTTCATCCTTCACTTTACTTGGAGTAAAGGGTAAAACTTACCAAAATTAAGCATGATCTACTGGGAAATGTATACTTTTACAACAAGACAGTAAAAAGCCTCATGAgacatttgcttttatttacttATTCAAAACAGTTTTAGATGAAATCCATACAAAAGTTTTATCATTGAAATGCACTGCTTGGAGTTATCGACAAAACCCTTGAACCAGTCTTGACAAATAAACAGATCTCTACCCACAAGTCCCACACAACTCTTTCAAACTGGGACCTGTCTATTAACAAAAATGGCTTCTCCGTCAGTCCCACAGACAAGACATTGTCCAAGTACATCCAAACTGTTGACTGACAGTGTCTGGCTGGGCAGCATGTGAGTTGTCTCCAGACGgcctttactggagtctccacTGAGCCAGGCGTTGATGAGCGACTGGTTCCCTCCAGCCGGGGCCATTGCACTGCGAGATATCATGCTGTTGTTCCTGCCACcttaaaaataaagagaagaatgtttctattgtggaaaggtcatctGGATTATTATCAGTAGTATTTTGGATTTGAATGGTTCGTGCAAACTTTAAAAAACGCTGCATGCTATGAATATCCTCTTTGAAAAATGGACCAGAAAAGTTGTCTTtgacctccctccccccaccagccTTCACTGTGAGAGTGATAATATTTTCACATAAGTTAAAAGTAGACTGAATAGTTGTTTTTGCCTTGTAAGAAGGAGGGCATGTCTGAAGATGTGGACGTCTCCCAGTGCAGCAGTGAACCATCCTCTGAGCATGTGAACAAGTGATCTGGGTTGGTTGGGTGGAAGCGGACTTCCCACACTGGACAGAAAACCAAAGAAAAGCGTAAATAAAACAAGTTATGGCAAACATGAAATACTATATACAACCACATCAGGATTCATTCTTAGATTTCCCCCGATAATATCTTACTTTCAGCGGAGTGGGCCTCCATGAGAGAGAAGGGTGTGCTGCATTGTCTCACGTCCCAGACACAGAGCATGCCGTCCTGTCCCCCGGTGGCCACAATGTGCTGTTGGTTCGGATGTCTGTCGACGCAGTGCAGAGGGACTCTATCCCCTGACCTGAAAGGAAAACAACGCATCACAGCCGCTTATAAAACTCCCAAACTACAGAtccgtctttttttttggagacaACTGTGGAGATCGTACAGGGACAGAATCTGGGACGGTGCGTTGCTCTGTTGTCTGAAGTCCCACAGCTTGAGTTGGCCAATGGAGTTCACCGTCAAAATCTCTGTCGTCCTCAGGTATGTCACAGCGTGGATGGTGCTGCTGTCTGCATTCTCTGTCCGCGATTAAAcagtaaacaacaacacattattCTCCGTACCTCACATGGCCTGAAGACGCCACCATCTGCTTGGAATTGTAATTCAAGGGGGCTTCGGCAGCTTAATCTCAAACTCACCTATGACTCGAATCACTCCCTCCTGGTCGGCTCTGAAGACGATGATTTTGCCATCTTCACCCACTGTAACAATCTCAGGACTGCTGCACACGACACCAGTACATGGAGCGTTTTCACAGGGGAAACCATGAGCTCTTGGCCAGCGCTGAGCAACTGATATGGTCTGCAGTCAAGGGAGAGATGACATGGCTACATCTGATTACATGATCTACGTGATTTATAAATCAACGCTTCATCCTACAtgcactaataataataataattattaataatattagtCCCAAGGTCTGCTTTGAATGTCAAGAATCTGTCCCGAAGTGCATCAGAAAGAAAGAACCATTACCTGACTGTTTTGGTGGAGGCGAAAAATTGTGACTGCTCCAGTTGACGATGTTGTGACAATTCTGTCTTGGTCCAaaaactgaaagaaaatgaataaagtttGGAGGTTTTACAAGAGTGTGATCTCCCTTTTTTTCGAGGTATTATGttctctttaaaaataaaaaaatacaatgagaGGAACAAATCCCCTTTATCATTTTGTACAGTATTCCGTCTGAAAAAAGTCAACTTCATTTGTTTCAGCTCAAGTACCAGTCTTAGGCTGAAACATTAGCTTTAATGTTAGATTCCCGCCGGTGTCTTACTTGAAGGTCCAGAACATCTCCATCATGCTTGTGTTCACATAAAAGCTGTGGGTCTCCTTCAAATCCATCGTCAATGTCAGAACTTCCATGATTCCCAATGGACCAAAAGGAAATCTTGTTAACCTGCAATAGATACACCTCACTAATTTATTCAAGCCCAGTTTGAATTTGTTTCCTCACTGTCAAAGTGGAAGTACAGGAGACAAGTTTATAGCAAAATACGAATATCCAAAAGGCCTTAAGCCACCAATCAGCCATTTGTCTGTAAATGGCAGGGATTTAGCACACATAGCCAGCCTTTATATTTCCGTAGTaacgttaaaaaacaaaatatgactTCCCTAAAGCGAATCCAACATGTCATAATGCACAGATTGCACGCCATAA includes the following:
- the lats1 gene encoding serine/threonine-protein kinase LATS1; the protein is MKRGEKPEGYRQMRPKTFPTSNYSGNSQHMLQEIRNSLRNLSKPSDPPKVDVGGAGKMVSEDPRQQGRSVNGKNHHHKALQEIRKSLEPFANETSTSGPEVNQHMSGFEEPSRNMGAVIDYMGKVSYHDAAWEQMVVANPNTTVLKAAGSSHIQQAVLRRPSWKGSKESLVPRHGPLMMDGMMYRSDSPGPPPAFPQGHPGNNQRVNPPLPPQVRSVTPPPNRGAMPTAPSWDSNPSTKRYSGNIDYLLPRSSPVPQGARADGYQSSAPQNQRGISPVPVGHQPIIMQSSGVSKFTFPSSWSQNGSPQPDYMAGGSRQPPPPYPLNQSSRHSPTDQQMQSGGPASSPSYLNGGNIPQSMMVPSRNSHNLEMYNIGPPQSWSQAPLNPNQPQSSSGNQDLSPSWQHNMPVRSNSFNNHQLNSRPAHPSGSQPSATTVTAIMQAPILQPVKSMRVQKPELHTAVAPTHPPWMQHPPPSPAAPAYQEPPAPAPQIPVVAEAPSYQGPPPPYPKHLLQQQAAPGPPAYDPGANKLSPGREEAAEEESVDAPRDKAVESVAATEKENKQITTSPVPVRRNKKDEEPRGESGRVALYSPQAFKFFMEQHVENILKNHQMRIRRRKQLESEMQRVGLSSEAQEQMRMMLCQKESNYIRLKRAKMDKSMFKRIKTLGIGAFGEVCLARKEDTGALYAMKTLRKKDVLLRNQVAHVKAERDILAEADNEWVVRLYYSFQDRDNLYFVMEYIPGGDMMSLLIRLGIFKEELAQFYIAELTCAVESVHKMGFIHRDIKPDNILIDRDGHIKLTDFGLCTGFRWTHDSKYYQSGDHVRQDSMDFSKEWEDATNCRCTDRLKPLERRKARQHQRCLAHSLVGTPNYIAPEVLLRTGYTQLCDWWSVGVILYEMVVGQPPFLATTPLETQMKVINWKNMLHIPPPAKLSPEASDLIANLCRSPEERLGKDGVDEIKAHPFFKDTDFSSDLRQQAAPYVPTIAHSTDTSNFDPVDPEKLRSGDGDGNLNDTLNGWFRNGKHPEHAFYEFTFRRFFDDNGHPYSCPKPIEYGGYDGDEAAPEGPGEASRDLVYV
- the nup43 gene encoding nucleoporin Nup43 — encoded protein: MENINAKYVSQKISKTRWRLVSHASLQQPDVFATGSWDNEVNKISFWSIGNHGSSDIDDGFEGDPQLLCEHKHDGDVLDLQFLDQDRIVTTSSTGAVTIFRLHQNSQTISVAQRWPRAHGFPCENAPCTGVVCSSPEIVTVGEDGKIIVFRADQEGVIRVIENADSSTIHAVTYLRTTEILTVNSIGQLKLWDFRQQSNAPSQILSLSGDRVPLHCVDRHPNQQHIVATGGQDGMLCVWDVRQCSTPFSLMEAHSAEMWEVRFHPTNPDHLFTCSEDGSLLHWETSTSSDMPSFLQGGRNNSMISRSAMAPAGGNQSLINAWLSGDSSKGRLETTHMLPSQTLSVNSLDVLGQCLVCGTDGEAIFVNRQVPV